In the Setaria italica strain Yugu1 chromosome VI, Setaria_italica_v2.0, whole genome shotgun sequence genome, one interval contains:
- the LOC101779404 gene encoding mitogen-activated protein kinase kinase 3 — MAGLEELKRRLRPLSFDADGSGGEVRTPLPLVEITCDLVLEGGTVNLLSRSSGEYNISELGFHKRKAGQDKARSSEKAYRCSSREMHIFGSVDSGSSSVVHRAIFIRVHRIMALKKINVFEKDKREQILNELGTLSEACCYPGLVEFHGAFYKPNSGAIYFALEYMDGGSLADIIRVKKFIAEPVLAHMLVKVLPALRYLHEVKHVVHRDIKPANLLVNLKGDVKITDFGVTSGLHDSVSTCATFVGTVTYMSPERIRNYSYAADIWSLGLTVLECATGRFPYCVNGGLSDLMLQILDDPSPTPAKYVYSPEFCSFISACLQKDADARPTCEQLLSYPFIDRYRRTGVDLPSYFKSVHDPTEILWQIAHMLAVHYYLIFYGSDNVWRYMKTFYREESVFSFLGEEHVGQSDIFRTLSRIRKMLKGKRPRGKIVHVIEKVRCCAHGEEEGVAIRVSGSFIVGNELLVCEDGLRAEGMPITDEGMRSTDELPVNIYHEQAGRSF, encoded by the exons ATGGCTGGGTTGGAGGAGCTCAAGCGGCGGCTGCGGCCCCTGTCCTTCGACgcggacggcagcggcggcgaggtaAGGACCCCCTTA CCTCTAGTGGAGATTACTTGTGACCTG GTTTTGGAAGGTGGAACTGTCAATTTACTGAGTAGATCTTCTGGCGAATACAATATCAGTGAGCTTGGCTTCCATAAACGAAAGGCTGGACAAGACAAAGCGCGTTCTTCTGAAAAGGCATACCGATGCTCATCTCGCGAGATGCATATTTTTGGTTCTGTTGATAGTGGTTCAAGCAGTGTTGTCCATAGAGCTATTTTTATACGAGTTCATCGAATTATGGCTCTGAAGAAGATAAATGTTTTTGAGAAG GACAAAAGAGAACAGATCCTTAATGAGTTGGGAACATTATCAGAAGCCTGTTGCTATCCAGGCTTGGTTGAATTCCATGGAGCATTTTACAAGCCAAATTCTGGAGCAATATACTTTGCACTTGAGTATATGGATGGCGGTTCTTTAGCAGATATCATCAGGGTCAAGAAATTTATAGCAGAACCAGTTCTTGCACATATGCTGGTGAAAGTATTGCCG GCCCTGCGCTATTTGCATGAAGTGAAGCATGTAGTGCACAGAGATATAAAACCAGCAAATTTGCTTGTAAATCTCAAGGGTGATGTAAAAATTACCGATTTTGGGGTGACATCTGGCTTGCATGATTCAGTGAGCACG TGTGCTACCTTCGTTGGCACTGTCACATACATGTCTCCTGAGAGGATAAGGAACTACTCATATGCTGCTGATATCTGGAGCCTTGGGCTAACAGTATTAGAATGTGCTACCGGAAGATTTCCATATTGTGTAAATGGAGGCCTCAGCGATCTCATGTTGCAG ATATTGGATGATCCATCACCAACACCAGCAAAATATGTATATTCACCGGAGTTCTGCTCTTTCATCAGTGCTTGCTTGCAAAAAGATGCTGACGCAAGGCCAACATGTGAGCAG CTTTTGTCTTATCCCTTCATCGATAGATACAGGAGAACTGGTGTGGACTTGCCCTCTTATTTTAAAAGTGTTCATGATCCGACAGAAATATTATGGCAAATAGCACAC ATGCTTGCTGTACATTACTACCTGATCTTTTATGGTTCGGATAATGTCTGGCGTTACATGAAAACATTCTATAGAGAAGAGTCTGTTTTCAG TTTCTTAGGGGAAGAACATGTCGGCCAAAGCGACATATTTAGGACCTTGTCAAGAATAAGGAAAATGCTGAAAGGTAAGCGCCCTCGTGGTAAGATCGTTCATGTAATAGAGAAGGTTCGCTGTTGTGCacatggggaagaagaaggtgttgCGATTCGTGTGTCTGGGTCATTCATTGTCGGGAATGAGCTCCTTGTTTGTGAAGATGGGTTACGAGCTGAAGGGATGCCAATCACTGATGAAGGGATGCGAAGCACCGATGAACTCCCCGTTAACATATATCATGAGCAAGCGGGTCGGTCGTTTTAG